In a genomic window of Mycolicibacter heraklionensis:
- a CDS encoding alpha/beta hydrolase: MLEVIDKGCVSEAHPVPLLFVHGAWHAAWCWDENFLGYFADLGYRALAVSFRGHGSSTNDKPLRTCSVEDYVQDVRSVADELPVPPVVIGHSMGGLIVQKYLESRPAPAGVLMASIPPQGNYGSSLRWLRNRPWHAIKMAVTGKALPYINTPELAREKFFSETTPEHAVLECAARLQEDSARVSVDCLMLNLPRPKRVNTPLLVLGAEEDGAHTCKEVQATAHAYGTEAEFFPGMGHNMMLEPGWEAVAERIHRWLGARGL, from the coding sequence GTGCTTGAGGTGATCGATAAGGGCTGCGTCAGCGAGGCCCATCCTGTTCCTTTGCTGTTCGTCCACGGTGCGTGGCACGCCGCGTGGTGCTGGGACGAGAATTTCCTCGGATATTTCGCCGATCTCGGCTACCGCGCGCTGGCCGTCAGTTTCCGCGGCCACGGCAGCAGCACCAACGACAAGCCGCTGCGAACCTGTAGCGTCGAGGACTACGTCCAAGATGTCCGATCGGTCGCCGACGAGCTGCCGGTCCCTCCGGTGGTGATCGGTCACTCGATGGGCGGGCTGATCGTGCAGAAGTACCTGGAGAGCCGGCCGGCGCCGGCCGGGGTCCTGATGGCCTCGATTCCCCCGCAGGGCAATTACGGGTCGAGTCTGCGTTGGCTGCGCAATCGGCCGTGGCACGCCATCAAGATGGCAGTCACCGGAAAGGCGCTGCCCTACATCAACACACCGGAGCTGGCCCGGGAGAAGTTCTTCTCCGAGACCACCCCGGAGCACGCTGTGCTGGAATGCGCGGCACGGCTTCAGGAGGACAGCGCGCGAGTCAGCGTCGACTGCTTGATGCTCAACCTGCCACGTCCGAAGCGGGTGAACACGCCCCTGCTGGTGCTGGGCGCCGAAGAGGACGGTGCGCACACCTGCAAAGAGGTGCAGGCCACCGCACATGCCTACGGCACCGAGGCCGAGTTCTTTCCAGGCATGGGCCACAACATGATGCTCGAACCGGGCTGGGAGGCCGTGGCCGAACGCATTCACCGCTGGCTCGGTGCCCGCGGACTGTAA
- a CDS encoding PE-PPE domain-containing protein, with the protein MTHSSYRWLTAGVLAGGCAGLMGLTSMFNASFAFGESNGTALIMGYVLTPDPGAVYDQRVMDLFINPANPFPGQSVYPGYTPVVEPLNPSDYQQSLLDAAKTLNQDIARHLEDGPVTVFGVSSTTAIATQAMIDLAQAGAGVPDPANLHFVLVEDLNSPNGGIFTRFPLDFGSLPPTPVDTPYTTDIYNFEYSGATDFPKYPLNLLALANSMMGYLYLHPYLITGYPSSWDPSAMADAVKLPMSEGYDGDTSIYLIPTMNLPLLESVRQFPLFGPAMADLIQPALRVLIDLGYDRSDPADIVTPMSWGMPSIDWDLVSQNLQLGVEQGWTAAQVDLGLLPQSALPDLYPYLPDLSGLIGT; encoded by the coding sequence ATGACGCATTCCAGCTATCGATGGTTGACGGCCGGTGTTTTGGCCGGGGGCTGTGCCGGCCTGATGGGGCTGACCTCGATGTTCAACGCATCGTTCGCTTTTGGGGAGAGCAACGGCACGGCGTTGATCATGGGCTACGTCCTGACGCCCGATCCCGGTGCGGTCTACGACCAACGGGTGATGGACCTGTTCATCAATCCCGCCAATCCGTTTCCGGGGCAGTCGGTGTATCCGGGTTACACCCCGGTCGTCGAACCGCTGAATCCCTCCGATTACCAACAGAGCCTTCTCGACGCCGCCAAGACCCTGAACCAGGACATTGCGCGTCACCTGGAGGACGGGCCGGTGACGGTGTTCGGCGTCTCCTCGACCACGGCGATCGCCACTCAGGCCATGATCGACCTCGCCCAGGCCGGCGCGGGCGTACCTGACCCGGCGAATCTGCATTTCGTGCTGGTCGAGGATCTGAACTCGCCCAACGGCGGTATCTTTACCCGCTTTCCGCTCGACTTCGGCAGCCTCCCGCCCACCCCCGTCGATACGCCGTACACCACCGACATCTACAACTTCGAGTACAGCGGCGCCACCGACTTCCCGAAGTATCCGTTGAATCTGCTGGCGCTGGCGAATTCGATGATGGGCTACCTCTATCTGCATCCGTACCTGATCACCGGCTACCCCAGCTCTTGGGACCCGAGCGCGATGGCTGACGCGGTGAAGCTTCCGATGTCCGAGGGGTATGACGGTGACACATCGATCTACCTGATCCCGACCATGAACCTGCCGCTGCTCGAGTCAGTGCGACAGTTCCCGTTGTTCGGGCCGGCAATGGCCGACTTGATTCAGCCCGCGCTGCGGGTGCTGATCGACCTGGGCTATGACCGCTCTGATCCCGCCGATATCGTCACCCCGATGTCGTGGGGCATGCCGAGTATCGACTGGGACCTGGTGTCGCAGAATCTCCAACTCGGTGTCGAGCAGGGCTGGACGGCCGCACAGGTCGACTTGGGTCTGCTGCCGCAGTCCGCGCTGCCGGACCTCTACCCCTACCTGCCGGACCTGTCGGGTCTGATCGGCACCTAG
- a CDS encoding nitroreductase family protein yields MPLAEAMMTQRAIRRVYSDPVDDAVVLKCIELALRAPTGNDGQNWEFIVVKDRRVKEELAKRYRQAWKIQRDVVLRRKIKTDESIAGIARAMEWQIDHFAELPVLVVACLRLGAREGRLPVVRMPHIAESAYWGSIYPSVQNLLLAARAMGLGASLITLPLWNQRAVRRILRLPHAVTPCCIVPLGWPRGRYGPTTRKPVGEVAHLNGYGDLAWRDS; encoded by the coding sequence ATGCCGCTGGCGGAGGCCATGATGACCCAGCGCGCGATACGCAGGGTGTACTCCGATCCGGTCGATGACGCGGTGGTGCTCAAGTGCATCGAGCTGGCGCTGCGCGCCCCCACCGGAAATGACGGACAGAACTGGGAATTCATCGTCGTGAAGGATCGCCGCGTCAAGGAAGAATTGGCGAAACGTTATCGGCAGGCGTGGAAAATTCAGCGCGACGTGGTATTGCGGCGAAAAATCAAGACCGATGAATCGATCGCCGGTATTGCGCGGGCAATGGAGTGGCAGATTGACCATTTCGCCGAACTGCCGGTGTTGGTGGTGGCCTGCCTGCGGCTGGGTGCCCGGGAGGGCCGACTGCCGGTGGTGCGCATGCCGCACATCGCGGAATCCGCCTACTGGGGATCGATCTACCCAAGCGTGCAGAACCTGCTTCTCGCTGCCCGTGCCATGGGCTTGGGAGCGTCTCTGATCACCCTTCCGCTGTGGAATCAGCGTGCGGTGCGGCGCATCCTGCGACTGCCGCACGCGGTCACGCCCTGTTGCATCGTGCCGCTCGGTTGGCCCCGTGGTCGCTACGGCCCGACCACCCGCAAGCCGGTCGGCGAGGTCGCTCATCTCAACGGCTATGGCGATCTCGCGTGGCGAGATAGCTGA
- a CDS encoding DUF2505 domain-containing protein, whose protein sequence is MPRSFEVTFASPASVEQVHGAFGDRSYWLARLEAFGGSKTLDSLDVDTAGRVQVVVTEDLRHGALPGMLAKVYRGDLNIVTTEVWTPAGDGRVDGEIAVAVTGAPGSGTGAAVLERDGTGSRLALTGTIRFKVPLVGGPIETFLAREFAQGIPEIQRFTTTWLGENA, encoded by the coding sequence ATGCCCCGTTCCTTTGAGGTGACATTCGCCTCACCTGCATCCGTCGAGCAGGTACACGGTGCCTTCGGGGACCGCTCCTATTGGCTGGCCCGGCTTGAGGCCTTTGGCGGAAGCAAGACCCTCGATTCCCTCGACGTCGACACGGCCGGCCGGGTTCAGGTGGTGGTGACCGAGGACCTGCGCCACGGCGCGTTACCCGGCATGTTGGCCAAGGTGTATCGGGGTGACCTCAACATCGTCACCACCGAGGTGTGGACGCCGGCCGGCGACGGCCGGGTCGATGGCGAGATCGCCGTCGCGGTGACCGGCGCCCCAGGGTCGGGCACCGGAGCCGCGGTACTCGAGCGCGACGGCACCGGCTCGAGGCTGGCGCTGACTGGCACCATCCGGTTCAAAGTGCCATTAGTGGGTGGTCCAATTGAGACCTTCCTTGCCCGTGAATTCGCGCAAGGTATTCCGGAGATCCAACGCTTCACCACGACCTGGCTGGGTGAAAATGCCTGA
- a CDS encoding flavodoxin family protein, translating into MAVESSERSGRAPRILLLYYSFSGQSLKVLEAAGEVFAQRGCEVVKAGIEFTDPHYSQRFAQFPLRRVWPDMLSVLKAQQRGETGEIRTPDAVRDGEYDLICIGSPTWWKAPAMPIRSFLKSDEARKLLDGKPFVVFTVCREFWQENYAEVCRLGEECGGRYQDEIHLTYPGDPLRSMLALTSYLGSGRYRERYLGLRLPPTNVQPEQLDKVRKFAAGLVSRLFGK; encoded by the coding sequence ATGGCTGTTGAGTCCAGCGAGCGCAGCGGGCGAGCGCCGCGGATCCTGTTGTTGTACTACAGCTTCTCCGGGCAGTCCCTCAAGGTCCTCGAGGCCGCCGGCGAGGTGTTCGCACAGCGGGGCTGCGAGGTGGTCAAAGCAGGCATCGAATTCACCGACCCGCACTACTCCCAGCGTTTCGCGCAGTTCCCGCTGCGCCGGGTGTGGCCGGACATGCTCAGCGTGCTCAAGGCGCAGCAGCGGGGCGAGACGGGGGAGATCCGCACTCCCGACGCGGTGCGCGACGGTGAGTACGACTTGATCTGCATCGGCTCGCCGACCTGGTGGAAAGCGCCCGCCATGCCGATCAGGTCGTTCCTGAAATCGGATGAGGCACGCAAGCTGCTGGACGGCAAGCCGTTCGTGGTGTTCACCGTATGCCGCGAGTTCTGGCAGGAGAACTATGCCGAGGTGTGCCGGCTGGGCGAGGAATGCGGCGGTCGCTATCAGGACGAGATTCACCTCACCTATCCCGGCGACCCGCTGCGCTCGATGCTTGCGTTGACCAGCTACCTGGGCAGCGGCCGCTACCGGGAGCGCTACCTGGGGCTGCGCCTGCCGCCCACCAACGTCCAGCCCGAGCAGCTCGACAAGGTCCGCAAGTTCGCCGCGGGCCTGGTGAGCCGGTTGTTCGGCAAATGA
- a CDS encoding class I SAM-dependent methyltransferase, translated as MADKIPVDLHGAAATMLTTLYLKALDADFDSPVLGDRYAREAVERIDFDWDALKAPGRWAPLVTVRTAQYDIWARQFLASHPDATVIHLGCGMDARVFRIDPGPEVAWYDVDQPPVIALRKQVYPDRPGYHLVATSATDPSWLDDIPTDRPVLLLAEGISMYLSEADGVALLQSIVDRFPAGELQIDFYNWFGIKTQKTHRLQRQSGATLHWAVNDPSDILDKVTGIRLLAAANFFDAETFSRVPAGFRRSSRLARAVRPLRGMLQYHRYAFGPVS; from the coding sequence GTGGCAGACAAGATCCCCGTCGACCTGCACGGCGCCGCGGCAACCATGCTGACGACGCTCTACCTCAAGGCACTCGACGCCGATTTCGACTCCCCCGTGCTGGGTGATCGGTACGCCAGAGAGGCGGTCGAGCGCATCGACTTCGACTGGGATGCCCTTAAGGCTCCCGGCCGCTGGGCTCCCCTGGTGACGGTGCGAACCGCCCAGTACGACATCTGGGCGCGCCAGTTCCTGGCCAGCCACCCGGATGCGACCGTCATTCACCTCGGCTGCGGTATGGACGCCCGGGTCTTCCGGATCGATCCAGGGCCCGAGGTGGCCTGGTACGACGTCGACCAGCCACCGGTGATCGCGCTGCGCAAGCAGGTTTACCCCGACCGCCCGGGTTACCACCTGGTGGCGACGTCGGCGACCGACCCGTCGTGGCTCGACGATATTCCCACCGATCGCCCGGTCCTGCTGCTGGCCGAGGGCATCAGCATGTACCTGTCCGAGGCCGACGGTGTGGCACTGCTGCAGAGCATCGTCGACCGGTTCCCGGCCGGCGAACTGCAGATCGACTTCTACAACTGGTTCGGGATCAAGACCCAGAAGACCCATCGGTTGCAGCGACAGTCCGGCGCCACCCTGCACTGGGCCGTCAACGATCCCAGCGACATTCTGGACAAGGTCACCGGCATTCGGCTGCTGGCGGCGGCGAATTTCTTCGATGCGGAGACCTTCAGTCGGGTCCCGGCCGGGTTCCGGCGTTCCAGCCGCCTGGCTCGGGCGGTGCGGCCGCTGCGCGGAATGCTGCAGTACCACCGCTACGCCTTCGGCCCGGTCAGCTGA
- a CDS encoding phthiocerol/phthiodiolone dimycocerosyl transferase family protein, with translation MFATSVIRKLAISEEMLAETHNFVGLAAHVTGPVDIDLLSEAYEALLEAHPILTGRLERLPDGRHQFVTDDLMPDGIEVIELDGPDAQPPAPHFDQTESLVAMRVIIRDGQAQPTLYVHHAVADGHHMYALIEEMLSFYTDLVTTGRIGAINVEPAPLSIEAVLADRGIEKQQRSGIERFMPALFAYDLPPTRRAVGQETPSSPVLVPMASCRLTETQTDNVVAFGRAHDLSLHAVLSAAVLIAEWQLRGKLSIPVPYVYTVDLRYFLSPPVSATGCTNPIGLATYLAEVDAKTDLVEMARDIATNFQKDLDEGVIQQSRLHFSPQYVGNPPGLPDVVVLSNNGLVPPVRTPPGVEVTTTHGELYFAVSAGIDIYFTQIFSGQLNIEYHSHGPAPERSVEAIRALLCDIADQHAAGVS, from the coding sequence GTGTTTGCCACGTCGGTCATTCGGAAGCTGGCGATCAGTGAGGAGATGCTGGCCGAAACCCACAATTTCGTGGGCCTCGCCGCACACGTCACCGGTCCGGTCGACATCGATCTGCTCTCGGAGGCCTACGAGGCGCTGCTGGAGGCGCATCCGATCCTCACCGGGCGCCTGGAGCGCCTGCCCGACGGGCGCCACCAGTTCGTCACCGACGACCTGATGCCCGACGGCATCGAGGTCATCGAACTCGACGGACCCGACGCGCAGCCACCCGCCCCGCACTTCGACCAGACGGAGTCGCTGGTGGCGATGCGGGTGATCATCCGCGACGGGCAGGCCCAGCCGACGCTGTACGTGCACCACGCCGTCGCCGACGGCCACCACATGTATGCGCTGATCGAAGAGATGCTGTCCTTCTACACCGACCTGGTCACCACCGGCCGGATCGGTGCGATCAACGTCGAACCCGCTCCGCTGTCCATCGAGGCGGTGCTGGCCGATCGGGGGATCGAGAAGCAGCAGCGCTCCGGGATCGAGCGGTTCATGCCGGCGCTGTTCGCCTACGACCTACCGCCCACCCGGCGGGCCGTCGGACAGGAGACGCCGTCGTCGCCGGTGCTGGTGCCGATGGCGTCGTGCCGGCTGACCGAAACCCAGACCGACAACGTGGTCGCGTTCGGCCGGGCCCACGACCTCAGCCTGCACGCGGTGCTGTCGGCCGCGGTTTTGATCGCCGAATGGCAGCTGCGCGGCAAGCTGAGTATCCCGGTGCCCTACGTCTACACCGTCGACTTGAGATACTTTCTGTCACCGCCGGTTTCGGCCACCGGATGCACCAACCCGATCGGGCTGGCCACCTACCTCGCCGAGGTCGACGCCAAGACCGACCTGGTCGAGATGGCTCGCGACATCGCCACGAACTTCCAGAAGGACCTCGACGAAGGCGTGATCCAACAGTCCCGGTTGCACTTCAGCCCGCAGTACGTCGGAAACCCGCCGGGCCTGCCCGACGTCGTCGTACTGAGCAACAACGGTCTGGTTCCCCCGGTGCGGACACCACCGGGGGTAGAGGTGACCACGACACACGGCGAGCTCTATTTCGCGGTGAGCGCCGGTATCGACATCTACTTCACCCAGATCTTCTCCGGGCAGCTCAACATCGAATACCACTCCCACGGGCCGGCGCCGGAGCGCTCGGTGGAGGCGATTCGCGCGCTGCTGTGCGATATCGCCGATCAGCACGCCGCCGGCGTCAGCTGA
- a CDS encoding type I polyketide synthase: MTNNEVPPNAIAVVGMAGRFPGARTLSGFWNNLRNGTESIVTLSEDELRANGVSDKALANHNYVRRAALLEGIDEFDAGFFGFTPLAARTMDPQHRLFLQTAWHALEDAGYRPGEIEGSVGVYGTSTTSGYLLHNLMSHYDPNLIIGQGVSFEMVNLSLQNDKDYLATRVAHQLDLHGPALSVQTACSSALVALHLACQSILNGECDMALAGGSSLRVPHHVGYWHEPGSMVSATGHCRPFDVRADGTIFSSGVGVVVLKSLDAAVDDGDQIHAVIRGSALNNDGGTKMTYAAPTAAGQADVIAEAHAVAEVDASTISYIESHGTATPLGDPIEIEGLRQAFAVSEEQRSGPCYVGSVKSNIGHLESAAGIASLIKTILCLKHRAIPGTLHYTSPNPELHLEDGPFRIRGEYGPWEWDGIRRAGVSSFGVGGTNAHVIVEEWPEEETAVPAAPKPGPEVLLLSARTAEALAQGRKELAAELSGGDEAEAPNLPDVAYTLANRHPHNLRLAAVVADRADAAAVLGAEESENVFIGEGVDLKEVGADATDRVVFLFPGQGAQHIGMARGLYDSEPVFAEYFDRCVAGFDAELGYDLRALIFDGSSRDLERTDRTQPALFTVEYALAKLAESYGVRPAAVVGHSIGEYAAATVAGVFDLDTAIKVVAMRARLMHAAPRGVMVAVPISADAVGAYLTGDVDLAAVNDPDGCVVAGSEADIREFSEALKQAGINARRVRTSHAFHSRLMDSMISEFTAFLSRQTLNEPQIPLLSNLTGTWLAPSEATNPATWARSVRATVRFADEIDTVLNDPHRVLVEVGPGATLTASAARNPKFAGGHRAVRLMRHHAQNRDDRDTFLLALGQLWAAGVEVDWSPLHGEYQPKRVMVPGYPFERQRHWLEHNAGATWVSGAGGGAATGAQSNGAAGGGSAGSSMEETLQRIWAVCLGVGSVDRTANFFDVGGDSLVAISVAMAASHEGLDLTPQDLYDNPTVAALAKALTARYAAGGLGRQSLGEVEHPPVPPNITYFLENGVREHGRWRIPLILRLRPDVSVDDVAAVLTAVVNHHDALRLRITERAGTWEQRIVEPGEFGEISTHSLPEGLTAEHDAVRTLLAEHIRDQDLSSPPLTALYVRGASGDVCYLALSLHATVGDEASRDILVTDIFTAFGQKLGGNDIELQPVGVGWAEWSQRCAGLATHPAVLESREFWLKATKSATLRLAADVAEPPAAADLSKLTTTLPASDTSEIDDARRRLRLPINEILLAGLSRAVASAVGEGTIAVDMGGAGRSVLKPEVDLRRTVGWFTTLYPVALACSAEGQATARQLLDSIHETLDGVPHYGIGYGLLRYLYAPTARLFGAVAPADIHFAYVGAIPEPPSLGDAPVQFDPDTAMPVREAIPGLGHALELRAYRTGGVLYLDWWYDSRRVEESVVRAIADGFSAAVMDLVRAALAEEDMASQGEDEMTLVELS, from the coding sequence GTGACCAACAACGAAGTGCCGCCCAACGCGATTGCGGTTGTCGGCATGGCGGGCCGCTTTCCGGGCGCCCGCACGCTGTCCGGATTCTGGAACAACCTGCGCAACGGCACCGAATCCATCGTCACGCTGTCCGAAGACGAGTTGCGCGCCAATGGTGTGAGCGACAAGGCACTGGCGAACCACAACTATGTGCGGCGGGCCGCACTGCTGGAGGGCATCGACGAGTTCGATGCGGGCTTCTTCGGCTTCACCCCGCTGGCCGCCCGCACCATGGACCCGCAGCACCGGCTGTTCCTGCAGACCGCGTGGCACGCCCTGGAGGACGCTGGCTACCGGCCCGGCGAGATCGAGGGATCGGTCGGCGTCTACGGGACCAGCACCACCAGCGGCTACCTGCTGCACAACCTGATGTCGCACTACGACCCGAACCTCATCATCGGTCAGGGCGTCAGCTTCGAGATGGTCAACCTCTCGTTGCAGAACGACAAGGACTACCTGGCCACCCGGGTGGCCCACCAGCTCGATCTGCACGGCCCGGCACTGTCGGTGCAGACCGCCTGCTCGTCGGCGCTGGTCGCGCTGCACCTGGCCTGCCAAAGCATCCTCAACGGCGAATGCGACATGGCGCTGGCCGGTGGCTCGTCGCTGCGGGTCCCGCATCACGTCGGGTACTGGCACGAGCCGGGCTCGATGGTGTCGGCGACCGGGCACTGCCGGCCGTTCGACGTGCGGGCCGACGGCACGATTTTCTCCAGCGGTGTCGGCGTGGTGGTGCTCAAGTCGCTGGACGCGGCGGTCGATGACGGGGACCAGATCCACGCGGTGATCCGGGGTTCGGCTCTGAACAACGACGGCGGCACCAAGATGACCTACGCCGCGCCCACCGCAGCCGGCCAGGCCGACGTGATCGCCGAAGCGCACGCGGTCGCCGAGGTCGACGCGTCCACCATCAGCTACATCGAGTCGCACGGCACCGCCACCCCGCTGGGTGACCCGATCGAAATCGAGGGCCTGCGACAGGCTTTCGCGGTCTCCGAGGAACAGCGGTCCGGCCCCTGCTACGTGGGCTCGGTCAAGTCCAACATCGGGCACCTGGAGTCGGCAGCCGGTATCGCCAGCCTGATCAAGACCATCCTGTGCCTGAAGCATCGGGCGATTCCCGGCACGCTGCACTACACCAGCCCGAATCCCGAACTGCATCTCGAGGACGGGCCGTTCCGGATCCGCGGCGAGTACGGGCCGTGGGAGTGGGACGGAATCCGGCGCGCCGGGGTCAGCTCGTTCGGTGTGGGCGGCACCAACGCGCACGTCATCGTCGAAGAGTGGCCCGAAGAAGAGACGGCGGTGCCGGCGGCACCCAAGCCCGGCCCCGAGGTGCTGCTGCTGTCGGCGCGTACCGCCGAGGCACTGGCGCAGGGGCGCAAGGAGTTGGCCGCTGAGCTTTCTGGCGGTGACGAGGCCGAGGCGCCCAACCTGCCGGATGTGGCGTACACGCTGGCCAACCGCCACCCGCACAACCTGCGGCTGGCCGCAGTCGTCGCCGATCGCGCCGACGCGGCGGCGGTACTGGGTGCCGAGGAGAGCGAGAACGTCTTCATCGGCGAGGGCGTGGACCTCAAAGAGGTGGGCGCCGACGCCACTGACCGGGTGGTGTTCCTGTTTCCGGGACAGGGCGCCCAGCACATCGGAATGGCGCGGGGGCTCTACGACAGCGAGCCGGTGTTCGCCGAGTACTTCGACCGCTGCGTCGCCGGCTTCGACGCCGAGCTGGGCTACGACCTGCGGGCGTTGATCTTCGACGGCTCCTCGCGTGACCTGGAGCGCACCGACCGCACCCAGCCGGCGCTGTTCACCGTGGAATACGCGCTGGCGAAGCTTGCCGAGAGTTACGGGGTGCGTCCGGCCGCGGTGGTCGGCCACAGCATCGGCGAGTACGCCGCGGCTACCGTCGCCGGGGTCTTCGACCTCGACACCGCGATCAAGGTGGTGGCGATGCGGGCCCGGCTGATGCACGCCGCGCCGCGCGGCGTGATGGTGGCGGTTCCGATCAGCGCCGACGCCGTCGGTGCTTACCTGACCGGTGACGTGGACCTCGCCGCGGTCAACGACCCGGACGGCTGCGTGGTCGCCGGGAGCGAAGCCGACATCCGCGAGTTCTCCGAGGCGCTCAAGCAGGCCGGGATCAACGCGCGTCGGGTGCGGACCTCGCACGCATTCCACTCGCGCCTGATGGACTCGATGATCTCGGAGTTCACCGCATTCCTGTCCCGCCAGACCCTGAACGAACCGCAGATCCCGCTGCTGTCGAACTTGACCGGCACCTGGTTGGCGCCCAGCGAGGCGACCAACCCGGCGACGTGGGCGCGCAGCGTGCGGGCCACTGTCCGGTTCGCCGACGAGATCGACACCGTGCTGAACGACCCGCACCGCGTCTTGGTCGAGGTCGGCCCAGGAGCCACGCTGACCGCGTCGGCGGCCCGCAACCCGAAGTTCGCGGGTGGGCATCGGGCGGTCCGTTTGATGCGTCACCACGCCCAGAACCGCGACGACCGCGACACGTTCCTGCTGGCGCTCGGCCAGCTCTGGGCTGCCGGTGTCGAGGTGGACTGGTCTCCGCTACACGGTGAGTATCAGCCCAAGCGCGTCATGGTTCCCGGCTATCCGTTTGAGCGCCAACGGCATTGGCTCGAGCACAACGCCGGCGCCACCTGGGTGTCGGGCGCCGGAGGCGGTGCCGCCACGGGCGCGCAGAGCAACGGTGCTGCGGGTGGCGGCTCGGCCGGGTCTTCCATGGAAGAGACGCTGCAACGCATCTGGGCGGTCTGCCTGGGTGTCGGCTCGGTCGATCGCACCGCCAACTTCTTCGACGTCGGCGGCGACTCGCTGGTGGCGATCAGCGTCGCCATGGCCGCCTCCCACGAGGGGCTGGACCTGACCCCGCAGGACCTCTACGACAACCCGACGGTGGCGGCGCTGGCCAAGGCACTGACCGCCCGCTACGCCGCCGGTGGGCTGGGCCGCCAGTCGCTCGGCGAGGTGGAGCACCCGCCCGTGCCGCCGAACATCACCTACTTCCTGGAAAACGGTGTTCGCGAACACGGTCGCTGGCGTATCCCGTTGATCCTGCGGTTGCGGCCCGACGTCTCGGTCGACGACGTCGCAGCCGTGCTGACCGCGGTGGTCAACCACCACGACGCGCTGCGGCTGCGGATCACCGAGCGGGCCGGTACCTGGGAGCAGCGGATAGTCGAGCCCGGCGAGTTCGGGGAGATCAGCACCCACTCACTGCCCGAGGGGCTGACCGCCGAACACGACGCGGTGCGTACGCTGCTGGCCGAGCACATCCGCGACCAGGACCTGTCCAGCCCGCCGCTCACCGCACTCTACGTCCGTGGCGCCTCGGGTGACGTGTGTTACCTGGCGCTGAGCCTGCACGCAACCGTCGGCGACGAGGCCTCCCGCGACATCCTGGTCACCGACATCTTCACCGCGTTCGGCCAGAAGCTCGGCGGCAACGACATCGAGCTGCAGCCGGTCGGGGTCGGATGGGCCGAGTGGTCGCAGCGTTGCGCCGGACTGGCCACCCACCCGGCGGTGCTGGAAAGTCGCGAATTCTGGTTGAAGGCAACGAAGTCGGCGACCCTGCGGTTGGCCGCCGATGTCGCCGAGCCACCGGCTGCGGCCGACCTGTCCAAACTCACCACGACGCTGCCCGCCTCCGACACCAGCGAGATCGACGATGCGCGTCGGCGGCTGCGGCTGCCGATCAACGAGATCCTGCTGGCCGGGCTGAGCCGGGCGGTGGCATCGGCAGTCGGCGAGGGCACCATTGCCGTCGACATGGGGGGAGCGGGTCGTTCGGTGCTCAAGCCCGAGGTGGACCTGCGCCGCACCGTGGGCTGGTTCACCACGCTCTACCCGGTCGCGCTGGCCTGCTCCGCCGAGGGCCAGGCAACCGCGCGGCAGCTGCTGGACTCGATCCACGAAACATTGGACGGCGTACCGCATTACGGGATCGGCTACGGCCTGCTCCGCTACCTGTACGCACCGACCGCGCGACTGTTCGGCGCGGTTGCCCCTGCCGATATTCACTTCGCCTACGTCGGAGCGATTCCCGAGCCGCCCTCGCTCGGCGACGCTCCCGTGCAGTTCGACCCCGACACCGCGATGCCGGTGCGCGAGGCGATACCGGGGCTGGGGCACGCGCTGGAACTGCGGGCCTATCGCACCGGCGGTGTGCTGTACCTCGATTGGTGGTACGACAGCCGCCGGGTCGAGGAGTCCGTGGTGCGCGCGATCGCCGACGGGTTCTCCGCGGCGGTGATGGACCTGGTCCGCGCGGCGCTCGCCGAAGAGGACATGGCCTCGCAAGGCGAAGACGAAATGACCTTGGTCGAGCTGTCTTAG